The following are encoded in a window of Acidimicrobiales bacterium genomic DNA:
- a CDS encoding SDR family oxidoreductase, protein VDTIVQRHGRLDVAVNNAGGSPPADSATASPRFSESIIRLNLLAAMYVSQAAYRVMHEQDGGGAIINICSVSGMRPTPQTAAYGAAKAGLLNLTQTLAMEWAPQVRVNAVTAGLVKTEQSHLFYGDEEGIARVDATVPMGRMADPRDVGEACVFLASPAAAYISGTNLLVHGGGERPPYMGAAAGS, encoded by the coding sequence GGTGGACACGATCGTCCAGCGCCACGGGCGCCTGGACGTGGCCGTGAACAACGCCGGCGGCTCGCCCCCCGCCGACTCCGCCACCGCATCCCCCCGCTTCTCGGAGTCGATCATCCGCCTCAACCTGCTGGCCGCCATGTACGTCTCCCAGGCCGCCTACCGGGTCATGCACGAGCAGGACGGGGGCGGCGCCATCATCAACATCTGCAGCGTCAGCGGGATGCGCCCCACCCCGCAGACGGCGGCGTACGGGGCGGCCAAGGCCGGTCTGCTCAACCTCACCCAGACCCTGGCGATGGAGTGGGCGCCGCAGGTGCGGGTCAACGCCGTCACCGCCGGCCTGGTCAAGACCGAGCAGTCCCACCTCTTCTACGGGGACGAGGAGGGGATAGCCCGGGTCGACGCCACCGTGCCGATGGGCCGGATGGCCGACCCCCGCGACGTCGGCGAGGCGTGCGTGTTCCTGGCCTCCCCGGCGGCGGCGTACATCAGCGGGACCAACCTGCTGGTGCACGGCGGAGGAGAGCGTCCGCCCTACATGGGGGCGGCCGCCGGGTCGTAG
- a CDS encoding acyl-CoA dehydrogenase family protein: protein MLALLNEEQEMLRDLARQVAASVAVGHPGDLATVERAKGWAALADAGLLGLRVRGPDGAPQASAVEVALVAEALGAALAPLPYVGTVVALEALARAGAPAAWIDEIAAGTARYGLLLTADLSRLARADDSSAVAFDVDDAAWALALTGTADPPTLARVGLDHGFGAATSADLTRALVRGDGGAVAAEDAGVELTGPSHQAWLALALVVAAADLVGVMSSALARAVEYSKERVQYGVKIGSFQAIQHLCADALVQVEAAGATTRYAAWAVDALDPAEALLAARTAKAAASEMARPVTETVMQVFGGIGQTWEHGAHLHTRRALVDRELLGNEGEQLLRIADARLSPT from the coding sequence GTGCTGGCGCTTCTGAACGAGGAGCAGGAGATGCTCCGGGACCTGGCCCGGCAGGTCGCGGCGTCGGTGGCCGTGGGCCACCCCGGGGACCTGGCGACCGTCGAGCGGGCCAAGGGGTGGGCGGCCCTGGCCGACGCCGGCCTGCTGGGCCTGCGGGTGCGGGGCCCGGACGGCGCCCCCCAGGCGTCGGCCGTCGAGGTGGCGCTGGTGGCCGAGGCCCTGGGCGCCGCCCTGGCCCCCCTGCCCTACGTCGGGACGGTGGTGGCCCTCGAGGCCCTGGCCCGGGCGGGGGCGCCGGCGGCCTGGATCGACGAGATCGCCGCCGGCACCGCCCGCTACGGCCTGCTGCTCACCGCCGACCTGTCCCGCCTGGCACGCGCCGACGACTCCTCGGCGGTGGCCTTCGACGTGGACGACGCCGCGTGGGCGCTGGCGCTGACCGGGACCGCCGACCCCCCCACCCTGGCCCGGGTCGGGCTGGATCACGGCTTCGGCGCCGCCACCTCGGCCGACCTCACCCGGGCCCTGGTCCGGGGGGACGGCGGTGCCGTGGCGGCGGAGGACGCCGGCGTGGAGCTGACCGGGCCCTCCCATCAGGCGTGGCTGGCGCTGGCGCTGGTGGTGGCGGCGGCCGACCTCGTCGGGGTGATGTCCTCGGCGCTGGCCCGGGCCGTCGAGTACTCCAAGGAGCGGGTGCAGTACGGGGTCAAGATCGGCTCCTTCCAGGCCATCCAGCACCTGTGCGCCGACGCCCTGGTCCAGGTCGAGGCGGCCGGCGCCACGACCCGGTACGCGGCGTGGGCGGTGGACGCCCTGGACCCGGCCGAGGCCCTGCTGGCCGCCCGCACCGCCAAAGCGGCGGCGTCCGAGATGGCGCGCCCTGTCACCGAGACCGTGATGCAGGTCTTCGGCGGGATCGGCCAGACGTGGGAGCACGGGGCCCATCTCCACACCCGCCGGGCGCTCGTCGACCGCGAGCTGCTGGGGAACGAGGGGGAGCAGCTGCTGCGGATCGCCGACGCCCGCCTGAGCCCGACTTGA
- a CDS encoding class I adenylate-forming enzyme family protein: MQIPELDHVPTMPVVVRRAAALFGESDFIVTPERRMTFSALDRASRVVAGRLLATGAGKGTRVGAMYGYGPEWLVAFAAIARIGAVYMPFSTAYKPAELRRALRLGDVERLLIPPTLNGADHTAFVEEAVPGLAGAGTAPLFLPDLPYLRSVWVTGPTDRPWARPLSLDFSAPGEPAVTAELLEAVEAEVTPADWMITVFTSGTTATPKAVTHTHGNFLRHGVNLGRFIGFDRDTRSFCGMPFFWIGGCGLALNMALAGGSTILCCEERFSPDAALDLMEAEQANHIGMWAQLRQRLNQYIATTGRDTSGIPALAGPPVADPELRHNSLGMTETVGPHSAGGPEADRVLPEEMRGSFGLLVPHVEHRIADPASGAPLPEGQEGQVCIRGYSLMAGLYKKERHEAFDEDGWYQTGDRGWIEDGYLYFSGRLSEMIKTAGSNVAPREVELTLESFPEVGLAVVLGLPDADRGEIVAAAVVPTPGSDVDPGELLRRADRELSSYKVPRRVLVLSEAELPQLASGKADRLRLKEMLARSGVDVDLKADRNRAVAEKG; this comes from the coding sequence ATGCAGATCCCCGAGCTCGACCACGTGCCGACCATGCCGGTCGTGGTGCGGCGGGCGGCCGCCCTGTTCGGTGAGTCCGACTTCATCGTGACCCCGGAGCGGAGGATGACCTTCTCCGCCCTGGACCGGGCCTCGCGGGTGGTGGCGGGCCGCCTGCTGGCCACCGGCGCGGGCAAGGGGACACGGGTCGGCGCCATGTACGGGTACGGCCCGGAGTGGCTGGTCGCCTTCGCGGCCATCGCCCGCATCGGCGCCGTCTACATGCCGTTCTCCACCGCCTACAAGCCCGCCGAGCTGCGCCGGGCCCTGCGCCTCGGCGACGTGGAGCGGCTGCTGATCCCGCCCACGCTCAACGGGGCCGACCACACCGCCTTCGTCGAGGAGGCGGTCCCCGGCCTGGCCGGGGCGGGCACCGCACCCCTGTTCCTCCCCGACCTGCCCTATCTGCGGTCGGTGTGGGTGACCGGACCGACCGACCGCCCCTGGGCCCGTCCGCTGTCGCTCGACTTCTCCGCCCCCGGGGAGCCGGCCGTGACGGCGGAGCTGCTCGAAGCGGTCGAGGCCGAGGTCACCCCGGCCGACTGGATGATCACCGTGTTCACGTCGGGCACGACCGCCACCCCGAAGGCGGTCACCCACACCCACGGCAACTTCCTCCGCCACGGCGTGAACCTGGGCCGGTTCATCGGCTTCGACCGCGACACCCGCAGCTTCTGCGGAATGCCCTTCTTCTGGATCGGGGGCTGCGGCCTGGCCCTCAACATGGCGCTGGCGGGCGGCAGCACGATCCTGTGCTGCGAGGAGCGCTTCTCCCCGGACGCCGCGCTGGACCTCATGGAGGCGGAGCAGGCCAACCACATCGGCATGTGGGCGCAGCTGCGACAGCGCCTCAACCAGTACATCGCCACCACCGGGCGCGACACCAGCGGCATCCCGGCCCTGGCCGGTCCGCCGGTCGCGGACCCCGAGCTGCGCCACAACTCGCTGGGGATGACCGAGACGGTGGGGCCCCACTCGGCGGGGGGACCGGAGGCGGACCGGGTGCTGCCCGAGGAGATGCGGGGCTCGTTCGGTCTGCTCGTGCCCCACGTGGAGCACCGCATCGCCGACCCCGCCAGCGGCGCCCCGTTGCCCGAGGGCCAGGAGGGCCAGGTGTGCATCCGCGGCTACAGCCTGATGGCCGGGCTCTACAAGAAGGAGCGCCACGAGGCGTTCGACGAGGACGGCTGGTACCAGACGGGTGACCGGGGCTGGATCGAGGACGGCTACCTGTACTTCTCGGGCCGGCTGTCGGAGATGATCAAGACCGCCGGCTCCAACGTGGCGCCGCGCGAGGTGGAGCTGACCCTCGAGAGCTTCCCCGAGGTCGGCCTGGCGGTGGTCCTCGGGCTGCCCGACGCGGATCGGGGGGAGATCGTGGCGGCGGCGGTGGTGCCCACGCCGGGGTCGGACGTCGACCCCGGCGAGCTCCTGCGGCGCGCCGACAGGGAGCTGTCCTCGTACAAGGTGCCCCGGCGGGTGCTGGTGCTCAGCGAGGCGGAGCTGCCCCAGCTGGCGTCGGGAAAGGCCGACCGGCTGCGCCTCAAGGAGATGCTGGCCCGGTCGGGCGTCGACGTCGACCTCAAGGCCGACCGCAACCGGGCGGTGGCGGAGAAGGGGTGA
- a CDS encoding SDR family NAD(P)-dependent oxidoreductase, with translation MSAEGGEFRERVVVVTGAAHGIGQATAHRYAEEGARLVLADLDVAGAQLVAEECGGRGAQALAVGFDQRSSASVAEMVAAAHDRFGPVDVLANVAGIYPGAAITATTDEMWDDVVRNNLTGVFYCCRAVLPDMRERGGAIVSVASGAAVRPIEGMAAYAASKGGLAAFSRVLALEAAPLVRVNVVAPGPTATDGVRAAFSAGPAGADRAATGAGDGGTERSGLDASLLLERWGRPAEIADVIVFLTSDRASFVTGQMIHVNGGRSMM, from the coding sequence ATGAGCGCAGAGGGCGGGGAGTTCCGGGAGCGGGTGGTCGTGGTCACGGGCGCCGCCCACGGCATCGGGCAGGCCACCGCCCACCGTTACGCCGAGGAGGGCGCCCGGCTGGTGCTGGCCGACCTCGACGTCGCGGGGGCGCAGCTCGTCGCCGAGGAGTGCGGCGGGCGGGGCGCCCAGGCGCTGGCGGTGGGGTTCGACCAGCGCTCCAGCGCCAGCGTGGCGGAGATGGTGGCGGCGGCCCACGACCGGTTCGGGCCGGTGGACGTGCTGGCCAACGTGGCCGGGATCTACCCCGGCGCCGCCATCACCGCCACGACCGACGAGATGTGGGACGACGTCGTGCGCAACAACCTCACCGGCGTCTTCTACTGCTGCCGGGCGGTCCTCCCGGACATGCGCGAGCGGGGCGGCGCCATCGTCAGCGTGGCGTCGGGAGCGGCCGTGCGCCCCATCGAGGGGATGGCCGCCTACGCCGCGAGCAAGGGGGGCCTGGCCGCCTTCAGCCGGGTCCTGGCCCTCGAGGCCGCCCCCCTCGTGCGCGTCAACGTGGTGGCGCCCGGTCCCACCGCCACCGACGGGGTGCGCGCCGCCTTCAGCGCCGGCCCGGCCGGCGCCGACCGCGCCGCCACCGGTGCAGGCGACGGGGGCACCGAGCGGTCCGGGCTGGACGCGTCGCTGCTCCTGGAGCGCTGGGGCCGGCCGGCCGAGATCGCCGACGTGATCGTGTTCCTCACGTCGGACCGGGCGTCGTTCGTCACCGGGCAGATGATCCACGTGAACGGCGGCCGCTCGATGATGTAG